The following proteins come from a genomic window of Streptomyces liliiviolaceus:
- the pcaG gene encoding protocatechuate 3,4-dioxygenase subunit alpha, translating into MAERPLPTPSHTIGPFYGHALPFPDGARIAPQGHPDAISLHGHVYDGAGNPVPDALLDFWQAAPDGSLTGAPGSMRRDPSTGGFLGRNGVDFTGYGRVPTDADGHYALHTLPPGNAGLPYISVCVFARGLTHHLFTRAYLADGPDPLLDSLPDERRATLVATEGANGMKGAKGAYRFDIRLQGEGETVFLEFQ; encoded by the coding sequence ATGGCCGAGCGACCGCTCCCCACCCCGTCCCACACCATCGGCCCGTTCTACGGGCACGCGCTCCCCTTCCCCGACGGCGCCCGGATCGCCCCCCAGGGCCACCCGGACGCGATCAGCCTGCACGGTCACGTGTACGACGGCGCGGGCAACCCGGTCCCCGACGCGCTGCTCGACTTCTGGCAGGCCGCGCCCGACGGCTCCCTGACGGGCGCCCCGGGCTCCATGCGCCGCGATCCGTCGACCGGCGGCTTCCTCGGCCGCAACGGCGTCGACTTCACGGGGTACGGGCGGGTGCCCACGGACGCCGACGGGCACTACGCGCTCCACACGCTGCCGCCGGGCAACGCCGGGCTGCCGTACATCAGCGTGTGCGTGTTCGCGCGCGGGCTGACGCACCACCTCTTCACACGCGCCTACCTCGCCGACGGCCCTGACCCGCTGCTCGACTCGCTGCCGGACGAGCGGCGCGCCACGCTGGTCGCGACCGAGGGGGCGAACGGGATGAAGGGTGCGAAGGGGGCGTACCGTTTCGACATCCGTCTTCAGGGCGAAGGCGAAACGGTCTTCCTGGAGTTTCAGTGA
- the pcaH gene encoding protocatechuate 3,4-dioxygenase subunit beta, which translates to MALSQSDIDIEIKDQQDAYDKAVAGGAPVLHHPRRDYAPYRSSLLRHPKQPLVAVSGGDPETVELSGPVFGVTDITEHDSDLTIHHRGEPIGERMTVSGRLLDRDGRPVRGQLVEIWQANAAGRYAHLREQHPAPLDPNFTGVGRTLTDDQGRYSFTTIKPGPYPWGNHTNAWRPAHIHFSVFGTAFTQRLVTQMYFPSDPLFRYDPILRSVTDTAARERLVATYDHDLSKPEFSMGYAWDIVLDGPSATWIEEGR; encoded by the coding sequence ATGGCTCTCTCCCAGTCGGACATCGACATAGAGATCAAGGACCAGCAGGACGCGTACGACAAGGCGGTCGCCGGTGGCGCCCCGGTCCTCCACCATCCGCGGCGCGACTACGCCCCGTACCGCAGCTCCCTGTTGCGCCATCCGAAACAGCCGCTGGTCGCCGTGAGCGGGGGCGATCCGGAGACCGTCGAGCTGTCGGGGCCGGTGTTCGGCGTCACCGACATCACCGAGCACGACAGCGATCTGACCATCCATCACCGCGGTGAGCCGATCGGTGAGCGGATGACCGTCTCGGGACGGCTGCTCGACCGTGACGGCCGCCCCGTACGCGGCCAGCTCGTCGAGATATGGCAGGCCAACGCCGCCGGCCGGTACGCCCATCTGCGCGAGCAGCACCCGGCGCCGCTCGACCCCAACTTCACCGGTGTGGGACGGACCCTGACGGACGATCAGGGCCGGTACTCGTTCACCACGATCAAGCCGGGCCCCTACCCGTGGGGCAACCACACCAACGCGTGGCGGCCCGCGCACATCCATTTCTCCGTCTTCGGGACGGCGTTCACCCAGCGGCTCGTGACCCAGATGTACTTCCCGAGCGACCCGCTGTTCCGGTACGACCCGATACTCCGGTCGGTGACGGACACGGCGGCCCGCGAGCGGCTGGTGGCCACCTACGACCACGACCTGTCGAAGCCCGAGTTCTCGATGGGCTACGCCTGGGACATCGTCCTCGACGGTCCGTCCGCCACCTGGATCGAGGAAGGCCGTTGA